A single Pagrus major chromosome 19, Pma_NU_1.0 DNA region contains:
- the mybl1 gene encoding myb-related protein A, with protein MDNVKPRSNDEDEELHSTDPESKEKSKDKKTLCKVKWSRDEDEKLKKLVEQHGTDSWKLIANFFPGRTDGQCQHRWQKVLNPELVKGPWTKEEDQKVIDLVHKYGPKRWSVIAKHLQGRIGKQCRERWHNHLNPEVKKSSWTQEEDRIIYEAHKRLGNRWAEISKLLPGRTDNSIKNHWNSTMRRKVEHEGYLQDGCKSFTSSHAGVKRRHHRPCPPTPTEPQHCEGSPLPIAGQNQMGGYPYDPHSGHLMDSLPENSGFISPSCLDDPDREQRIKELELLLMSAESEVQRQVQCRGPRSLEQYSAWSDSVSDDALTTSSSSLEEQAETRSWRGPEIPQGPPTQLPVSPSKFLAAEASTVLSTLQTIPEFAETMELIDSDPVAWSEMASFDLSEAATPPRHNQAGYATLLQERTIDSSMGYTVNTPTAVSGRDKNCAPFGLGGVTSLTPINSSKPSQASTGRRRRRDRGEPSPLCDRTCSSFLENISNSPKKTPTKSLPFTPSRFSNISGAEHLNLDNPALTSTPVCGQRCLLNTPLQKETTPKHQKENDGSRTPKFRKTVMIPTPRTPTPFKNALAAQEKMHGPLKMEPQPLAFLEEDIREVLKQETGADFFNRADIQPDYRAWKHNIDGPARKVRKSLVLDPWEKDCLNVQLFQEQLNNAQVPDESLLTNSSLITPNPEQECSRSLTAGREEPSLVPVHPHRFTSPRMKKLLASHKAPKHTSVQVSEWEAVVYGKTEDQLIMTEQARQYLNPYPSSGSTSRALVL; from the exons ATGGACAACGTGAAACCACGCAG CAATGATGAGGACGAAGAGCTGCACTCCACAGATCCAGAGAgtaaagagaagagcaaagacAAAAAGACCCTGTGCAAAGTAAAGTGGTCCCGAGATGAG gatgaaaagctgaaaaaactGGTAGAGCAGCATGGAACTGACTCCTGGAAATTAATAGCTAACTTCTTTCCA GGGAGGACAGATGGCCAGTGTCAGCATCGCTGGCAGAAGGTGCTCAACCCAGAGCTGGTGAAAGGCCCCTGGACAAAAGAGGAGGATCAAAAG GTTATAGACCTGGTACACAAGTATGGCCCCAAGCGTTGGTCCGTGATCGCTAAGCACCTCCAAGGGAGGATTGGAAAGCAGTGCCGCGAACGGTGGCACAACCACCTCAATCCAGAGGTCAAGAAGTCTTCATGGACACAGGAAGAGGACCGAATCATCTACGAGGCCCACAAACGTCTTGGCAACCGCTGGGCAGAGATTTCCAAGCTTCTTCCTGGACG GACGGACAACTCCATCAAGAACCACTGGAACTCTACCATGAGGAGGAAGGTGGAGCATGAGGGGTACCTGCAAGATGGCTGCAAAAGTTTCACTTCTTCTCACGCTGGAGTGAAAAGACGCCACCACAGACCATGTCCTCCAACTCCAACAGAGCCGCAGCACTGTGAGGGCAGTCCCCTGCCTATAGCTGGCCAGAACCAG ATGGGGGGGTATCCTTATGATCCTCACAGTGGACACTTGATGGACAGTCTTCCTGAAAATTCAGGCTTCATATCA CCATCCTGCCTGGATGATCCCGACAGAGAGCAAAGAATTAAGGAGCTTGAGCTTCTGCTTATGTCAGCAGAGAGTGAAGTCCAACGACAAGTGCAGTGCAGAGGTCCACGT AGCCTGGAGCAGTACTCAGCCTGGTCTGACAGTGTGTCAGATGACGCGTTGACCACAAGTAGCAGCAGCCTGGAGGAACAGGCGGAGACAAGGTCCTGGAGGGGCCCTGAGATCCCCCAGGGGCCTCCAACACAGCTTCCTGTCTCCCCCAGCAAGTTCCTGGCTGCAGAGGCCAGCACTGTGCTCTCTACCCTGCAGACCATACCGGAGTTTGCAGAGACCATGGAGCTCATTGACTCA GACCCTGTTGCATGGAGCGAAATGGCCAGTTTCGACTTGTCAGAGGCAGCCACACCGCCCAGGCACAACCAGGCGGGCTACGCCACCCTCCTGCAAGAGCGGACAATTGACAGTTCAATGGGCTACACAGTCAACACCCCGACCGCCGTCTCTGGTCGTGATAAGAACTGTGCTCCATTTGGTCTGGGCGGGGTCACCTCCCTGACTCCTATCAACTCATCAAAACCCTCCCAAGCCTCCActgggagaaggaggagaagagatcGGGGAGAACCGTCTCCTTTGTGTGACAGGACCTGCTCCTCCTTCTTGGAAAATATCTCAAATTCTCCCAAGAAGACGCCCACAAAGTCACTGCCATTCACGCCATCACGA TTCTCCAACATATCAGGGGCGGAGCATCTGAATCTGGATAACCCTGCCCTCACCTCTACTCCTGTGTGTGGCCAAAGGTGTCTCCTCAACACGCCGCTCCAAAAAGAGACCACACCTAAGCACCAGAAAGAGAATGAtgg CTCACGGACCCCCAAATTCCGTAAAACTGTCATGATCCCGACGCCGAGGACACCAACTCCCTTCAAAAATGCTTTGGCTGCTCAGGAGAAAATGCATGGGCCATTGAAGATGGAG ccaCAGCCATTGGCATTTCTAGAGGAAGACATTCGTGAGGTTCTAAAGCAGGAGACTGGAGCAGACTTCTTTAATAGAGCAGACATCCAGCCGGACTACAGAGCGTGGAAGCATAAT ATTGATGGCCCAGCTAGAAAGGTGCGCAAATCTCTTGTGTTGGACCCGTGGGAGAAAGACTGCCTTAACGTCCAACTCTTCCAAGAGCAGCTCAACAATGCACAA GTTCCAGATGAAAGCCTACTGACAAACTCTTCACTGATTACCCCAAACCCTGAGCAGGAGTGTAGCCGTTCTTTGACCGCTGGCCGAGAGGAGCCCTCATTAGTCCCCGTTCATCCTCATCGCTTCACCAGCCCCCGGATGAAGAAACTTCTTGCCTCCCACAAAGCACCAAAACACACCTCTGTACAG GTGAGTGAGTGGGAAGCAGTGGTTTATGGGAAGACAGAGGACCAGCTGATCATGACAGAACAGGCCCGTCAGTACCTGAACCCTTACCCATCGTCTGGCTCTACCTCAAGGGCCCTTGTGCTTTAA